GACAAGAGTCCGGAGATGGAAGggaacggcggcgccggcgccggcgcgacgGAATGGCGTATCTCCCGGGCGTCCGCGCGGGGCGCGCCGCTGGCGGACGCCGGGAGCATGAGCATCCGCGCCGTGCTCGGCCGCGTCTTCTCCTCGGTCGACGAGTCGGGCCCGCGGCCCATGCTGATGCTCGGCAGCGGCGACCCCACCGGCTGCGCTTGCTTCAGGCCTCCGCCCGAGGCCGAGGACGCCATAGTGGACGCGCTCCGGTCCGGGGAGCACAACGGGTATTCTCCGACCGTCGGCGTCCTCTCCGCGCGCCGGTGAGTGGCCATCCTCTCGCTAACCTCTGACGCTCGCACCACTTCGTAGTCAACTGGTATGCGAGGCCGAAACAGAAGGCGGCGTTCATATGCAGGGGTTTTGAGGGAAGATGCAGAGTTACTCATGGAAGTACTTTCTTGTAGATCTTATCCACATAATAGTACAATCTGCTAATTCACTTAAAAGTGTTTATGAATCTGCATGTTTTAAGCTTTCTTGCCTGTAAGGTTCAGTTTCTCATGCCTCTGTTCTATGTAACGTCACCTTTTTCGTCCCCTAAACTTTCGGTTTCTGAATTCATGACCATATCTCATATACTGTTTTCTTGAATTGGCAGTGCTATTGCAGAGTACCTATCACGGGATCTTCCTTACCAGCTTTCACCGGATGATATTTACCTCACTGCTGGATGCTGCCAAGCTATTGACGTCATGATCTCCGTCCTCGCCCAGCCTGGATCCAACATCTTGCTTCCCAAACCTGGGTTTCCGTTATATGAGTCACGGACCATGTTCAGTAATCTAGAGGCCCGGCATTTCAACCTTATTCCTGACCGAGGCTGGGAGGCTGATCTTGAGTCCGTGGAGGCTCTTGCTGATGAGAACACGGTTGCGATGGTCATTGTAAATCCCAGTAACCCTTGTGGGAGTGTGTACTCACATGATCATTTGGCCAAAGTGAGTATATATTATTCTCAGACAAATATTTCCTAGGTTGTGTCCCTATTTGTTTTTTGATGAGATTTTTTTACTGGACATGAACAGATTGCAGAGACTGCAAGGAAACTTGGAATAATAATCATTGCTGACGAGGTATATGACCATTTGGCTTTTGGGAATAAGCCTTTTATACCGATGGGTATCTTTGCAGATATGGTTCCAGTGATCACCGTGGGATCTATATCAAAAAGATGGCTTGTGCCTGGTTGGCGACTTGGTTGGATAGCAATGTGCGACCTGAATTGCATCTTAAAAGAAGCCAAGGTAAACATTGATCTGTCGTTGTATGCATTTCTTTAGGCTGTCAACTAATACTGTCTGTACATCACTATATGCTTGTTTGAGATGTGCTGTGGGTAGGGGTGAATGGGACCCATTCTAAATAACATGTGACTCCATCCTCTATAGAAAATATAATTTGCATAATTGTAACATCTGGTCAGTTGTTTCTGAATATTTTCTGGCTGGGAATTT
This window of the Panicum virgatum strain AP13 chromosome 1K, P.virgatum_v5, whole genome shotgun sequence genome carries:
- the LOC120699231 gene encoding nicotianamine aminotransferase 1-like isoform X1, with the translated sequence MRSDKSPEMEGNGGAGAGATEWRISRASARGAPLADAGSMSIRAVLGRVFSSVDESGPRPMLMLGSGDPTGCACFRPPPEAEDAIVDALRSGEHNGYSPTVGVLSARRAIAEYLSRDLPYQLSPDDIYLTAGCCQAIDVMISVLAQPGSNILLPKPGFPLYESRTMFSNLEARHFNLIPDRGWEADLESVEALADENTVAMVIVNPSNPCGSVYSHDHLAKIAETARKLGIIIIADEVYDHLAFGNKPFIPMGIFADMVPVITVGSISKRWLVPGWRLGWIAMCDLNCILKEAKVDKSIESYINITNDPATFIQGAVPQIIANTKEDYFMKILNLLRNSADLCYSKIKEARGITCPHKPEGSMFVMAKLDLSCLDGIQDDLDFCCMLAKEESVIVLPGSALGMKDWIRITFAMDIPTLENALERITSFCQRHDKLEA